Proteins co-encoded in one Setaria viridis chromosome 9, Setaria_viridis_v4.0, whole genome shotgun sequence genomic window:
- the LOC140221093 gene encoding uncharacterized protein, with the protein MEEVAEGCGGTSGHATWTSAMSALMLSHLNDLVAAGLKTSKGFKKHLFNGCARVINEKFTTRITGEQVKNHLKTWQKRYAKINRLKKLSGALFDEENCMITLDEEHYNGHVQDHKSDAEYLNKPLLHYREMTAIFGNTMATGNFAKDSSAPLGREDDEGESQEEGDEVTGHGPSEGHTTQGATSSASRPSKKSKIAEMEEDGLVAAFKSVGENLAAAIKMVAKPDNELPPDLFDVLNQLPGFNSAHISFYYAHLVSNPHIGKAFYNLPFEHKLNWVTMFIAEKFPGM; encoded by the exons ATGGAGGAAGTAGCTGAAGGGTGTGGTGGGACTAGTGGGCATGCTACGTGGACATCAGCAATGTCGGCTTTAATGCTCTCTCACCTAAATGATTTGGTGGCTGCTGGTTTGAAGACATCAAAGGGATTTAAGAAGCACCTTTTTAATGGTTGTGCTAGGGTTATCAATGAGAAGTTCACCACAAGGATCACTGGTGAGCAAGTTAAGAATCATTTGAAAACATGGCAGAAAAGGTATGCAAAGATAAATAGATTGAAGAAGTTGAGTGGTGCCCTCTTTGATGAAGAAAACTGCATGATTACACTAGATGAGGAGCACTACAACGGCCATGTCCAG GATCACAAGTCTGATGctgagtacttgaacaagcccCTCTTGCACTATAGAGAGATGACGGCAATATTTGGCAATACAATGGCTACTGGAAATTTTGCAAAAGACTCAAGTGCACCTCTAGGTAGAGAGGATGATGAGGGTGAAAGTCAAGAAGAGGGGGATGAGGTTACTGGGCATGGTCCAAGTGAGGGGCATACCACTCAAGGGGCAACGTCTTCTGCTAGTAGACCTAGTAAGAAGTCCAAGATAGCTGAAATGGAGGAGGATGGGCTGGTTGCCGCCTTCAAAAGTGTAGGTGAGAACCTTGCCGCTGCCATAAAAATGGTAGCTAAACCTGATAATGAGCTGCCACCTGACCTATTTGATGTCTTGAACCAACTTCCTGGTTTTAATTCAGCACACATATCCTTCTACTATGCTCATTTGGTGAGCAATCCTCACATTGGCAAAGCTTTCTATAACTTGCCATTCGAGCACAAGTTAAATTGGGTCACAATGTTCATCGCTGAGAAGTTCCCTGGAATGTAA
- the LOC117835295 gene encoding protein ALP1-like, with amino-acid sequence MDKRTKIVTCATAAYMLLSMMAVIIQSRKRKRCARRVGITYGPMEARDRMRVDYLNNKIWKDDTTCLNMLRLNRGKFFRFCNLFRERGLLQDTCHLCVEQQVGMFLNTVGHNLRNRLVGTNFDRSGETVSRYFNKVLRAIGELRGELIRPPSLDTPSKIAGDNRWDPYFKDCIGAIDGTHVRASVPKNIEHAFRGRKSFCTQNVMAAVDFDLQFTYVLAGWEGAAHDALVLRDALERENGLRVPQGKFYLVDAGYGAKPGFLPPFRGVRYHLNEWGSNPVQNEKELFNLRHSSLRVTVERAFGALKRRFKILDDATPFFPFPTQVDIVCACCIIHNWVIQDGRDEFFTEDTNWASYNHASTRIGQTHEHAAMVNFRQQIADQMWADRQNNNVN; translated from the exons ATGGATAAGAGGACCAAGATTGTAACTTGTGCTACTGCTGCATACATGTTGTTGTCAATGATGGCGGTGATTATTCAATCTAGAAAACGTAAACGATGTGCCAGAAGGGTTGGTATTACCTATGGGCCTATGGAGGCAAGGGATAGGATGAGAGTAGATTATCTaaataataaaatttggaaGGATGACACAACTTGCTTGAACATGTTAAGACTGAATAGAGGCAAGTTTTTTCGATTTTGCAATCTTTTTAGAGAACGTGGTTTGCTTCAAGATACATGTCACTTGTGTGTTGAGCAGCAGGTGGGTATGTTTCTAAATACAGTGGGACATAACCTTAGGAATAGGTTAGTTGGAACTAATTTTGATAGATCGGGGGAAACAGTTAGCCGCTATTTCAACAAAGTACTCCGTGCTATTGGAGAGCTGCGAGGGGAACTAATTAGGCCCCCGTCTTTGGACACTCCAAGCAAAATTGCAGGGGACAACAGATGGGATCCTTACTTTAAG GACTGTATTGGAGCTATTGATGGTACTCATGTGAGAGCATCTGTTCCTAAGAATATTGAGCATGCCTTTCGCGGTAGGAAATCCTTTTGCACACAAAATGTAATGGCAGCTGTAGATTTTGATCTACAGTTCACCTATGTGTTGGCTGGTTGGGAAGGGGCTGCACATGATGCTCTAGTTTTACGTGATGCTTTAGAACGTGAGAATGGCCTTCGTGTCCCACAAG GAAAATTCTACCTAGTCGATGCTGGATATGGAGCCAAACCAGGATTTTTGCCCCCCTTTCGTGGAGTTCGGTACCACTTAAACGAATGGGGAAGTAATCCAGTGCAAAATGAGAAGGAATTGTTCAACCTTAGGCACTCATCACTACGTGTCACAGTAGAGAGAGCATTTGGGGCACTAAAGAGGAGATTCAAAATTCTTGATGATGCTACACCATTCTTTCCTTTTCCAACACAAGTAGATATTGTTTGTGCTTGTTGCATTATTCACAATTGGGTTATACAAGATGGGCGTGATGAGTTCTTCACAGAGGATACTAATTGGGCAAGCTACAACCATGCTTCCACACGCATTGGCCAAACACATGAGCATGCTGCCATGGTTAATTTCAGGCAACAAATAGCAGATCAGATGTGGGCAGACCGTCAAAACAACAATGTTAACTAA
- the LOC117837468 gene encoding DNA excision repair protein ERCC-1 isoform X1: MDGGREQQGPPERQPGKNLIKIPSYQEVFGTGASSSSSTPPSYNPPLASAGAPAASSSSSSSGSFSQAFSFLKSSEFYSPPPPPPQPTSTPRPPQASSSAPAPQSKNAILVSHRQRGNPLLKHIRNARWTFADVVPDYVLGQSSCALYLSIRYHLLHPDYLYYRIRELQKNFRLRVILCHVDVEDVVKPLHEITRTALLHDCTLLCGWSLEECGRYLETIKVYENKPADSIREHTDSDYLSRLTHALTSIRHVNKTDVVTLGSSFGSLSQVMNASMEELARCPGIGERKVKQLYDTFHEPFKRVSARPNLVVPDTPDREKASGQPPSTNDSSENTAEKSETSKKKKGSDVRSALTTAFAKYSEKIRSQNGDAANEAGEGASSSNMEDGKTKD, encoded by the exons ATGGACGGGGGAAGAGAGCAGCAGGGGCCGCCGGAGCGGCAGCCCGGCAAGAACCTGATCAAGATCCCGTCCTACCAGGAGGTCTTCGGCActggcgcctcctcctcctcctcgacgccgccctCCTACAACCCTCCTCTAGCCAgcgccggcgcccccgccgcttcatcctcctcttcgtcATCGGGATCGTTCTCGCAGGCTTTCTCCTTCCTCAAGTCCTCCGAGTTCtactcgcctccgccgccgcctccccaacCCACCTCCACCCCGAG GCCGCCTCAGGCTAGCTCCTCCGCACCGGCACCCCAGAGCAAGAACGCCATTCTCGTCAGTCATAGGCAG AGAGGGAACCCTCTGCTGAAGCACATCAGAAATGCTAGGTGGACGTTCGCTGATGTCGTGCCGGACTATGTGCTCGGGCAATCGTCATGTGCGTTGTACTTAAG TATCAGGTACCATCTTCTACATCCAGATTACTTGTATTACCGGATAAGGGAACTGCAGAAGAATTTCAGGCTCCGTGTCATCTTGTGCCATGTCGATGTT GAAGATGTAGTCAAGCCTTTGCATGAAATTACAAGAACAGCACTGCTGCATGACTGCACCCTCCTGTGCGGTTGGAG CCTGGAGGAATGTGGTCGGTACTTGGAAACTATCAAAGTGTATGAAAACAAGCCAGCTGACAGTATTCGTGAGCACACGGATAGTGACTATCTATCAAGG TTGACACATGCACTTACATCCATTCGGCATGTTAATAAAACAGATGTTGTCACACTCGGTTCATCTTTTGGG TCACTCTCACAAGTTATGAATGCTTCTATGGAGGAACTGGCTCGTTGCCCAGGAATTGGTGAGCGGAAG GTAAAACAACTTTATGATACTTTCCACGAGCCATTCAAACGGGTTTCTGCTCGCCCAAACCTTGTAGTGCCTGATACTCCCGACAGGGAGAAAGCATCAGGCCAACCTCCATCGACGAATGATAGCTCAGAAAATACAGCAGAGAAATCAGAGACatccaagaagaagaaaggttcCGACGTAAGGTCGGCCCTTACCACTGCCTTTGCCAAGTATTCGGAGAAGATCCGCAGCCAGAATGGTGACGCCGCAAACGAGGCTGGTGAAGGTGCTAGCAGCTCAAACATGGAAGATGGCAAGACCAAAGACTAG
- the LOC117837468 gene encoding DNA excision repair protein ERCC-1 isoform X2, which produces MDGGREQQGPPERQPGKNLIKIPSYQEVFGTGASSSSSTPPSYNPPLASAGAPAASSSSSSSGSFSQAFSFLKSSEFYSPPPPPPQPTSTPRPPQASSSAPAPQSKNAILVSHRQRGNPLLKHIRNARWTFADVVPDYVLGQSSCALYLRYHLLHPDYLYYRIRELQKNFRLRVILCHVDVEDVVKPLHEITRTALLHDCTLLCGWSLEECGRYLETIKVYENKPADSIREHTDSDYLSRLTHALTSIRHVNKTDVVTLGSSFGSLSQVMNASMEELARCPGIGERKVKQLYDTFHEPFKRVSARPNLVVPDTPDREKASGQPPSTNDSSENTAEKSETSKKKKGSDVRSALTTAFAKYSEKIRSQNGDAANEAGEGASSSNMEDGKTKD; this is translated from the exons ATGGACGGGGGAAGAGAGCAGCAGGGGCCGCCGGAGCGGCAGCCCGGCAAGAACCTGATCAAGATCCCGTCCTACCAGGAGGTCTTCGGCActggcgcctcctcctcctcctcgacgccgccctCCTACAACCCTCCTCTAGCCAgcgccggcgcccccgccgcttcatcctcctcttcgtcATCGGGATCGTTCTCGCAGGCTTTCTCCTTCCTCAAGTCCTCCGAGTTCtactcgcctccgccgccgcctccccaacCCACCTCCACCCCGAG GCCGCCTCAGGCTAGCTCCTCCGCACCGGCACCCCAGAGCAAGAACGCCATTCTCGTCAGTCATAGGCAG AGAGGGAACCCTCTGCTGAAGCACATCAGAAATGCTAGGTGGACGTTCGCTGATGTCGTGCCGGACTATGTGCTCGGGCAATCGTCATGTGCGTTGTACTTAAG GTACCATCTTCTACATCCAGATTACTTGTATTACCGGATAAGGGAACTGCAGAAGAATTTCAGGCTCCGTGTCATCTTGTGCCATGTCGATGTT GAAGATGTAGTCAAGCCTTTGCATGAAATTACAAGAACAGCACTGCTGCATGACTGCACCCTCCTGTGCGGTTGGAG CCTGGAGGAATGTGGTCGGTACTTGGAAACTATCAAAGTGTATGAAAACAAGCCAGCTGACAGTATTCGTGAGCACACGGATAGTGACTATCTATCAAGG TTGACACATGCACTTACATCCATTCGGCATGTTAATAAAACAGATGTTGTCACACTCGGTTCATCTTTTGGG TCACTCTCACAAGTTATGAATGCTTCTATGGAGGAACTGGCTCGTTGCCCAGGAATTGGTGAGCGGAAG GTAAAACAACTTTATGATACTTTCCACGAGCCATTCAAACGGGTTTCTGCTCGCCCAAACCTTGTAGTGCCTGATACTCCCGACAGGGAGAAAGCATCAGGCCAACCTCCATCGACGAATGATAGCTCAGAAAATACAGCAGAGAAATCAGAGACatccaagaagaagaaaggttcCGACGTAAGGTCGGCCCTTACCACTGCCTTTGCCAAGTATTCGGAGAAGATCCGCAGCCAGAATGGTGACGCCGCAAACGAGGCTGGTGAAGGTGCTAGCAGCTCAAACATGGAAGATGGCAAGACCAAAGACTAG
- the LOC117837467 gene encoding uncharacterized protein isoform X1, which produces MGRNGSVKRSGSAGGSGHAAGPPTFTVNPADYRLMEEVGYGAHAVVYRAIFLPRNEVVAVKCLDLDQLNNNIDEIQREAQIMSLIDHPNVIRAYCSFVVEHSLWVIMPFMTEGSCLHLMKISYQDGFDEPVIGSILKETLKALEYLHRQGQIHRDVKAGNILIDGAGVVKLGDFGVSACMFDRGDRQRSRNTFVGTPCWMAPEVLQPGTGYNFKADIWSFGITALELAHGHAPFSKYPPMKVLLMTLQNAPPGLDYERDKRFSKSFKEMVAMCLVKDQTKRPTAEKLLKHSFFKNAKPPDLTIKSILSDLPPLWDRVKALQLKDAAQLALKKMPSSEQEALSLSEYQRGVSAWNFDIEDLKAQASLIHDDEPPEIKEDDDTARSIEVEKDSSSRNHFGKSSSNDCDSRERTFATTVNSRGNSPITNEVFDFDFDFNDTDPKKKADGCENNTRENDSLPSTSKREPESNHWTSDVGQRQQTFGGNNSSVAAERGHSFERDVAVQMISDKQRSDMRKTASLSGPLSLPTRASANSLSAPIRSSGVYVDSSVDKSKRNVVEIKGRFSVTSENVDLAKVQEVPVPVSCLSRKSPEGSLLRKSASASDCLVNAKLMCNPNQLKELCNSSVSSSILIPHLNNLVQQTMFQQDLIMNLLSSLQQNEKADGSEPGISSQVRTMESDKEQAETANSEKERSLLVKISELQSRMITLTDELIAAKLKHAQLQQELNALYCREEIEDIRDEDNEET; this is translated from the exons ATGGGGAGGAACGGGAGCGTCAAGCGCTCGGGGTCCGCTGGCGGCTCGGGGCACGCCGCGGGGCCGCCGACGTTCACGGTGAACCCCGCCGACTACCGGCTGATGGAGGAGGTGGGGTACGGCGCGCACGCCGTCGTGTACCGCGCGATCTTCCTGCCCAGGAACGAGGTCGTGGCGGTCAAGTGCCTGGATCTCGATCAGCTCAATAACAACATC GATGAGATACAAAGGGAGGCTCAAATAATGAGCTTGATCGACCATCCTAATGTCATCAGGGCTTACTGCTCATTTGTCGTGGAGCACAGCCTTTGGGTGATAATGCCATTCATGACAGAGGGTTCATGTTTACATTTAATGAAGATCTCATACCAGGATGGTTTCGATGAACCCGTCATTGGTTCCATTCTAAAGGAAACTCTTAAAGCTCTGGAATACCTCCACAGGCAAGGTCAAATACATCGTGACGTCAAG GCAGGTAATATTCTTATCGACGGTGCCGGTGTAGTGAAGCTTGGAGACTTTGGTGTTTCTGCTTGCATGTTTGATAGAGGTGATAGGCAAAGATCTAGGAATACATTTGTAGGAACGCCATGCTG GATGGCTCCAGAAGTGCTCCAGCCTGGCACTGGATATAATTTCAA AGCTGACATATGGTCATTTGGAATAACTGCTCTTGAACTAGCGCATGGCCATGCTCCGTTTTCAAAATACCCCCCTATGAAG GTTCTTCTCATGACCCTCCAGAATGCACCACCTGGTCTTGACTATGAACGTGACAAAAGATTCTCAAAG TCATTTAAAGAGATGGTTGCCATGTGCTTGGtcaaagatcaaacaaagaggCCAACAGCTGAGAAGTTGCTAAAGCATTCATTTTTCAAAAATGCGAAGCCTCCAGACTTGACCATCAAGAGTATCTTATCTGATTTACCTCCTCTCTGGGACCGTGTAAAGGCTCTCCAG CTTAAAGATGCAGCACAATTGGCTTTGAAGAAAATGCCTTCTTCTGAACAGGAGGCCCTCTCCCTG AGTGAGTATCAACGAGGTGTTAGTGCGTGGAATTTCGATATTGAGGATCTCAAGGCTCAAGCATCGTTG ATTCATGATGACGAGCCACCAGAAATAAAAGAAGATGATGACACTGCAAGAAGCATCGAAGTTGAAAAG GATTCATCTTCCAGGAACCATTTCGGGAAGTCATCTTCAAATGATTGTGACTCCAG GGAGCGAACCTTTGCAACCACAGTAAATTCACGTGGAAACAGCCCTATTACGAACGAGGTTTTTGATTTTGATTTCGATTTTAATGACACCGATCCTAAAAAGAAGGCTGATGGATGTGAAAACAACACGAGAGAGAATGATTCATTGCCCTCTACATCAAAGCGGGAACCAGAGTCGAATCATTGGACAAGTGATGTTGGGCAGAGACAACAGACTTTTGGTGGGAACAATAGCTCAGTGGCTGCTGAAAGGGGCCATAGTTTTGAGAG GGATGTAGCTGTGCAAATGATATCTGACAAACAAAGAAGTGATATGAGAAAAACAGCAAGCCTTAGTGGCCCACTTTCACTGCCAACTCGTGCTTCTGCAAATAGTCTGTCGGCTCCTATTCGATCTTCAGGAG TTTATGTAGATTCATCAGTTGACAAGTCCAAACGCAACGTAGTGGAGATTAAAGGCCGCTTTTCGGTGACATCTGAGAATGTCGATCTTGCAAAG GTTCAGGAAGTTCCAGTTCCAGTCAGCTGTCTCTCCCGTAAATCACCAGAG GGTTCACTGCTAAGAAAATCTGCTAGCGCTAGTGATTGTTTGGTCAATGCTAAGCTGATG TGTAATCCTAATCAGCTGAAGGAACTCTGCAATAGTTCAGTTTCATCGTCAATATTAATTCCTCACCTTAATAACCTTGTGCAACAGACCATGTTTCAGCAG GATCTGATCATGAACCTACTAAGTAGTTTGCAACAAAATGAGAAAGCTGATG GATCAGAGCCTGGAATATCTTCTCAAGTCCGAACTATGGAGAGTGATAAAGAG CAGGCTGAGACAGCTAACTCTGAGAAGGAACGGTCATTACTTGTTAAAATTTCAGAATTACAGTCTAG GATGATAACACTGACTGACGAACTAATTGCCGCTAAGCTAAAACATGCGCAG TTGCAGCAGGAGCTGAATGCATTGTACTGCCGGGAAGAAATCGAAGACATTAGGGATGAGGACAATGAAGAAACATAA
- the LOC117837467 gene encoding uncharacterized protein isoform X2, with protein sequence MGRNGSVKRSGSAGGSGHAAGPPTFTVNPADYRLMEEVGYGAHAVVYRAIFLPRNEVVAVKCLDLDQLNNNIDEIQREAQIMSLIDHPNVIRAYCSFVVEHSLWVIMPFMTEGSCLHLMKISYQDGFDEPVIGSILKETLKALEYLHRQGQIHRDVKAGNILIDGAGVVKLGDFGVSACMFDRGDRQRSRNTFVGTPCWMAPEVLQPGTGYNFKADIWSFGITALELAHGHAPFSKYPPMKVLLMTLQNAPPGLDYERDKRFSKSFKEMVAMCLVKDQTKRPTAEKLLKHSFFKNAKPPDLTIKSILSDLPPLWDRVKALQLKDAAQLALKKMPSSEQEALSLSEYQRGVSAWNFDIEDLKAQASLIHDDEPPEIKEDDDTARSIEVEKDSSSRNHFGKSSSNDCDSRERTFATTVNSRGNSPITNEVFDFDFDFNDTDPKKKADGCENNTRENDSLPSTSKREPESNHWTSDVGQRQQTFGGNNSSVAAERGHSFERDVAVQMISDKQRSDMRKTASLSGPLSLPTRASANSLSAPIRSSGVYVDSSVDKSKRNVVEIKGRFSVTSENVDLAKVQEVPVPVSCLSRKSPEGSLLRKSASASDCLVNAKLMCNPNQLKELCNSSVSSSILIPHLNNLVQQTMFQQDLIMNLLSSLQQNEKADGSEPGISSQVRTMESDKEAETANSEKERSLLVKISELQSRMITLTDELIAAKLKHAQLQQELNALYCREEIEDIRDEDNEET encoded by the exons ATGGGGAGGAACGGGAGCGTCAAGCGCTCGGGGTCCGCTGGCGGCTCGGGGCACGCCGCGGGGCCGCCGACGTTCACGGTGAACCCCGCCGACTACCGGCTGATGGAGGAGGTGGGGTACGGCGCGCACGCCGTCGTGTACCGCGCGATCTTCCTGCCCAGGAACGAGGTCGTGGCGGTCAAGTGCCTGGATCTCGATCAGCTCAATAACAACATC GATGAGATACAAAGGGAGGCTCAAATAATGAGCTTGATCGACCATCCTAATGTCATCAGGGCTTACTGCTCATTTGTCGTGGAGCACAGCCTTTGGGTGATAATGCCATTCATGACAGAGGGTTCATGTTTACATTTAATGAAGATCTCATACCAGGATGGTTTCGATGAACCCGTCATTGGTTCCATTCTAAAGGAAACTCTTAAAGCTCTGGAATACCTCCACAGGCAAGGTCAAATACATCGTGACGTCAAG GCAGGTAATATTCTTATCGACGGTGCCGGTGTAGTGAAGCTTGGAGACTTTGGTGTTTCTGCTTGCATGTTTGATAGAGGTGATAGGCAAAGATCTAGGAATACATTTGTAGGAACGCCATGCTG GATGGCTCCAGAAGTGCTCCAGCCTGGCACTGGATATAATTTCAA AGCTGACATATGGTCATTTGGAATAACTGCTCTTGAACTAGCGCATGGCCATGCTCCGTTTTCAAAATACCCCCCTATGAAG GTTCTTCTCATGACCCTCCAGAATGCACCACCTGGTCTTGACTATGAACGTGACAAAAGATTCTCAAAG TCATTTAAAGAGATGGTTGCCATGTGCTTGGtcaaagatcaaacaaagaggCCAACAGCTGAGAAGTTGCTAAAGCATTCATTTTTCAAAAATGCGAAGCCTCCAGACTTGACCATCAAGAGTATCTTATCTGATTTACCTCCTCTCTGGGACCGTGTAAAGGCTCTCCAG CTTAAAGATGCAGCACAATTGGCTTTGAAGAAAATGCCTTCTTCTGAACAGGAGGCCCTCTCCCTG AGTGAGTATCAACGAGGTGTTAGTGCGTGGAATTTCGATATTGAGGATCTCAAGGCTCAAGCATCGTTG ATTCATGATGACGAGCCACCAGAAATAAAAGAAGATGATGACACTGCAAGAAGCATCGAAGTTGAAAAG GATTCATCTTCCAGGAACCATTTCGGGAAGTCATCTTCAAATGATTGTGACTCCAG GGAGCGAACCTTTGCAACCACAGTAAATTCACGTGGAAACAGCCCTATTACGAACGAGGTTTTTGATTTTGATTTCGATTTTAATGACACCGATCCTAAAAAGAAGGCTGATGGATGTGAAAACAACACGAGAGAGAATGATTCATTGCCCTCTACATCAAAGCGGGAACCAGAGTCGAATCATTGGACAAGTGATGTTGGGCAGAGACAACAGACTTTTGGTGGGAACAATAGCTCAGTGGCTGCTGAAAGGGGCCATAGTTTTGAGAG GGATGTAGCTGTGCAAATGATATCTGACAAACAAAGAAGTGATATGAGAAAAACAGCAAGCCTTAGTGGCCCACTTTCACTGCCAACTCGTGCTTCTGCAAATAGTCTGTCGGCTCCTATTCGATCTTCAGGAG TTTATGTAGATTCATCAGTTGACAAGTCCAAACGCAACGTAGTGGAGATTAAAGGCCGCTTTTCGGTGACATCTGAGAATGTCGATCTTGCAAAG GTTCAGGAAGTTCCAGTTCCAGTCAGCTGTCTCTCCCGTAAATCACCAGAG GGTTCACTGCTAAGAAAATCTGCTAGCGCTAGTGATTGTTTGGTCAATGCTAAGCTGATG TGTAATCCTAATCAGCTGAAGGAACTCTGCAATAGTTCAGTTTCATCGTCAATATTAATTCCTCACCTTAATAACCTTGTGCAACAGACCATGTTTCAGCAG GATCTGATCATGAACCTACTAAGTAGTTTGCAACAAAATGAGAAAGCTGATG GATCAGAGCCTGGAATATCTTCTCAAGTCCGAACTATGGAGAGTGATAAAGAG GCTGAGACAGCTAACTCTGAGAAGGAACGGTCATTACTTGTTAAAATTTCAGAATTACAGTCTAG GATGATAACACTGACTGACGAACTAATTGCCGCTAAGCTAAAACATGCGCAG TTGCAGCAGGAGCTGAATGCATTGTACTGCCGGGAAGAAATCGAAGACATTAGGGATGAGGACAATGAAGAAACATAA
- the LOC117840356 gene encoding protein HLB1: MEEPTEARPAGAEGLANGAREPEEPAPEVEEEEAEEEPPRSATAKQEEAKAALGAEGSRPFTMRELLGELKEDGEAAAVGSGGGSARSAFGDGNGIGSADAEGSSYSQDSTQQFSSHHDVAMDLINSVTGVDEEGRSRQRILSFAAKRYVNAIERNPDDPDAYYNWALVLQESADNVDPNSSSSKDALLEEACKKYAEATRLCPTLYDAYYNWAIAIADRAKMRGRTKEAEELWKQAILNYEKAVQLNWNSPQALNNWGLGLQELSAIVPARDKQTIIKTAISKFRAAIQLQFDFHRAIYNLGTVLYGLAEDTMRSGKPDVSPNELYSQSAIYVAAAHALKPNYSVYRSALRLVRSMLPLPYLKVGYLTAPPANNAIAPHKDWERSQFILNHEGLQQADASDQPPSQSPGHMDRGRKPVRINVSDIVSVSACADLTLPSGAGLCIETIHGPTFLVADSWEALDGWLDAIRLVYTIFARGKSDVLAGIITG, from the exons GGCCTCGCGAACGGCGCGCGGGAGCCGGAGGAGCCCGCGCcggaggtcgaggaggaggaggcggaggaggagccgccgcGATCGGCGACGGCGAAGCAGGAGGAGGCGAAGGCGGCGCTGGGCGCGGAGGGGTCCCGCCCGTTCACCATGCGGGAGCTCCTCGGCGAGCTCAaggaggacggcgaggcggcggccgtggggtccggcggcggcagcgcgagaTCTGCGTTCGGGGATGGGAACGGGATCGGATCCGCTGATGCCGAGGGCTCGTCCTACAG CCAAGATAGCACACAGCAGTTTTCATCCCACCATGATGTAGCGATGGACTTGATAAATAGTGTAACTGGAGTTGATGAGGAAGGCCGCTCGCGCCAAAGGATTCTTTCTTTTGCTGCCAAAAG GTATGTGAATGCAATCGAAAGGAATCCTGATGACCCTGATGCATATTATAATTGGGCTCTAGTCCTCCAG GAGAGTGCAGACAATGTGGATCCCAATTCTAGCTCCTCCAAAGATGCGTTGCTTGAGGAGGCTTGCAAAAAGTATGCTGAAGCTACTCGACTTTGTCCAACTCTTTATGAT GCATATTATAACTGGGCTATTGCAATTGCTGATCGGGCTAAAATGCGAGGTCGGACAAAAGAAGCTGAAGAACTCTGGAAGCAG GCAATACTGAACTATGAGAAGGCTGTTCAGCTTAATTGGAATAGCCCACAG GCTCTCAATAACTGGGGTCTTGGGCTACAG GAGCTCAGTGCAATTGTTCCTGCCCGGGATAAACAAACCATCATAAAAACAGCTATAAGTAAG TTCCGTGCTGCAATTCAGCTGCAATTTGATTTCCATCGGGCAATATACAACCTCGGAACTGTCTTG TACGGTTTAGCTGAGGATACCATGAGATCTGGGAAACCAGATGTCTCCCCGAACGAGCTTTACAGTCAATCTGCTATCTATGTTGCAGCTGCTCATGCTCTGAAGCCAAATTACTCG GTCTATCGCAGTGCTTTACGATTAGTCCGCTCAATG TTGCCTTTGCCATATCTCAAAGTGGGGTATCTGACTGCTCCTCCAGCAAACAACGCCATTGCACCACACAAGGATTGGGAGAGGTCGCAGTTTATTTTGAATCATGAGGGACTCCAGCAG GCTGATGCTTCTGACCAGCCTCCATCACAATCCCCTGGGCACATGGACAGAGGCAGAAAGCCTGTCAGAATAAATGTTTCAGATATTGTTTCGGTATCAGCATGTGCTGATCTAACGCTGCCAAGTGGTGCTGGCCTTTGTATAGAAACAATTCATGGACCTACATTCTTG GTCGCCGATAGTTGGGAGGCTCTTGACGGCTGGCTAGACGCTATACGCCTAGTCTACACTATTTTTGCAAGAGGAAAGAGCGATGTCCTTGCCGGTATTATCACTGGTTAA